In the Acanthopagrus latus isolate v.2019 chromosome 23, fAcaLat1.1, whole genome shotgun sequence genome, one interval contains:
- the LOC119013318 gene encoding MBT domain-containing protein 1-like isoform X2: protein MENPRDLVEHPPRKRRDSFGMLDGLEEDRSSCSTESSGGSGASSSLTLIKTNGQVYTYPDGKAGMATCEMCGMVGVRDAFYSKTKRFCSVSCSRSYSSNSKKASILARLQGKPPTKKAKVLQKQPLLTKLAAYTQHQAHQHSGVKKSIMVEVFDWGRYLGDGDVIGAPVSCFKHVQMWRSWGDISEGVRVEVPNTDCVLPMKVYWIAGIIKLAGFKALLRYEGFDSDSSRDFWLNLCVPDIHPVGWCAAGGKPLVPPQTILHRFTNWKTFLIKRLTGSKTLPPDFSSKVQDSMQVPFKKQMRVEVVDKTHLCRTRVALVEQVIGGRLRLVYEECEDGTDDFWCHMYSPLIHSIGWSRSIGHRFKRSDVSKKPVCQTDAPGQLFTKVKEVDQSGSWFEDGMKLEAIDPLNLSAICVATVRKVLADGYLMIGIDGSEAADGSDWFCYHSTSPSIFPSGFCEINNIELTPPRGYTHLPFRWFEYLKETKAVAAPVGLFNKDVPNHGFRPGMKLEAVDLMEPRLVCVATVTRIVHRLLRIHFDGWEDEYDQWVDCESPDLYPVGWCQLTGYQLQPPALSAGCRDLQSASKQRKKSQQYKGQKKKRKLPVAKRPVSLSGAMVTGVPRSLSGDENETPPDYPSPPTPASAAQPTSGDPESSSNTEGGAVLQIKEENVDGSELPPERTETETNGGSGEFFSSQDQ, encoded by the exons ATGGAGAACCCCAGAGACCTG GTGGAGCATCCGCCCAGGAAGCGCCGTGACTCGTTTGGGATGCTGGATGGTCTGGAGGAGGaccgcagcagctgcagcaccgaGTCCAGCGGGGGGAGCGGAG cctcctcctccctgacaCTCATCAAGACCAACGGACAGGTGTACACCTACCCTGACGGAAAGGCCGGCATGG CGACCTGTGAGATGTGCGGCATGGTGGGCGTCAGAGATGCTTTCTACAGTAAAACCAAACGATTCTGCAGCGTCTCCTGCTCCAGAAGTTACTCCTCCAACTCCAAGAAGGCCAGCATCCTCGCCAGACTGCAG GGGAAGCCGCCCACCAAGAAGGCAAAGGTTCTGCAGAAACAGCCTCTGCTGACCAAACTAGCCGCCTACACTCAGCACCAGGCCCACCAGCACAGTGGAGTCAAGAAGAGCA tcaTGGTGGAGGTGTTCGACTGGGGTCGTTACCTTGGAGATGGAGATGTGATTGGAGCACCGGTCAGCTGCTTCAAACAC gtCCAGATGTGGAGGTCGTGGGGAGATATCAGTGAAGGCGTCCGTGTCGAGGTCCCGAACACGGACTGTGTTCTGCCCATGAAGGTCTACTGGATCGCTGGAATCATCAAACTGGCCG GTTTTAAGGCCTTGCTGCGATACGAGGGTTTCGACAGCGACTCCTCCAGAGACTTCTGGTTGAACCTGTGTGTGCCCGACATCCACCCGGTGGGCTGGTGTGCAGCGGGAGGAAAACCTCTGGTCCCCCCTCAGA ccatCCTGCACAGGTTCACTAACTGGAAGACGTTCCTGATCAAACGACTAACAGGATCTAAAACACTGCCGCCGGACTTCTCCTccaag GTGCAGGACAGCATGCAGGTGCCCTTTAAGAAGCAGatgagggtggaggtggtggataAAACTCACCTGTGTCGCACTCGTGTCGCCCTGGTTGAACAG gtgatCGGCGGGCGTCTCCGTCTGGTGTACGAGGAGTGTGAAGACGGCACAGACGACTTCTGGTGTCACATGTACAGCCCTCTGATCCACAGCATCGGCTGGTCTCGATCCATTGGACACAGATTCAAACGATCCG aTGTGTCGAAGAAGCCGGTCTGTCAGACGGACGCTCCGGGACAGCTGTTCACTAAG GTGAAGGAGGTGGATCAGAGCGGCTCCTGGTTTGAAGATGGGATGAAGCTGGAAGCCATCGACCCTCTGAACCTGTCTGCCATCTGTGTGGCCACAGTCAGGAAG GTCCTGGCAGACGGGTACCTGATGATCGGTATCGATGGTTCGGAGGCAGCCGACGGTTCAGACTGGTTCTGTTATCACTCCACCTCCCCGTCCATCTTCCCCTCTGGCTTCTGTGAGATCAACAACATCGAGCTGACTCCACCCAGAG GTTACACTCACCTGCCCTTCAGGTGGTTCGAGTACCTGAAGGAGACGAAGGCGGTGGCTGCTCCTGTCGGCCTCTTCAACAAG GATGTTCCTAACCACGGGTTCCGTCCCGGTATGAAGCTGGAGGCCGTGGACCTCATGGAGCCCAGGCTGGTCTGCGTCGCCACGGTGACCCGCATCGTCCACAGGTTGCTACGGATACACTTTGATGGCTGGGAGGACGAGTACGATCAGTGGGTGGACTGTGAGTCACCGGACCTGTACCCGGTCGGCTGGTGTCAGCTGACCGGGTACCAGCTGCAGCCTCCCGCTCTCAGCGCAG gctgcagaGATCTCCAGTCAGCCTccaaacagaggaagaagtcTCAGCAGTATAAAGGACAGAAGAAAA AGAGGAAGCTGCCTGTCGCCAAGCGACCTGTCAGTCTGTCCGGTGCCATGGTAACAGGTGTCCCCAGGAGCCTATCAGGAGACGAGAACGAGACTCCGCCTGATTACCCATCACCCCCTACTCCTGCCTCAGCTGCCCAGCCGACCTCTGGTGACCCCGAGAGCAGCTCGAACACTGAGGGGGgggcag ttttgcagattaaagaagaaaatgtggaTGGATCAGAACTTCCTCCTGAACGGACTGAAACAGAAACCAATGGAGGTTCTGGGGAGTTTTTCAGCAGCCAGGACCAGTAG
- the LOC119013318 gene encoding MBT domain-containing protein 1-like isoform X1 — MENPRDLVEHPPRKRRDSFGMLDGLEEDRSSCSTESSGGSGASSPEDSDEEELGGGGGGGGGVTQLSSSSSSSLTLIKTNGQVYTYPDGKAGMATCEMCGMVGVRDAFYSKTKRFCSVSCSRSYSSNSKKASILARLQGKPPTKKAKVLQKQPLLTKLAAYTQHQAHQHSGVKKSIMVEVFDWGRYLGDGDVIGAPVSCFKHVQMWRSWGDISEGVRVEVPNTDCVLPMKVYWIAGIIKLAGFKALLRYEGFDSDSSRDFWLNLCVPDIHPVGWCAAGGKPLVPPQTILHRFTNWKTFLIKRLTGSKTLPPDFSSKVQDSMQVPFKKQMRVEVVDKTHLCRTRVALVEQVIGGRLRLVYEECEDGTDDFWCHMYSPLIHSIGWSRSIGHRFKRSDVSKKPVCQTDAPGQLFTKVKEVDQSGSWFEDGMKLEAIDPLNLSAICVATVRKVLADGYLMIGIDGSEAADGSDWFCYHSTSPSIFPSGFCEINNIELTPPRGYTHLPFRWFEYLKETKAVAAPVGLFNKDVPNHGFRPGMKLEAVDLMEPRLVCVATVTRIVHRLLRIHFDGWEDEYDQWVDCESPDLYPVGWCQLTGYQLQPPALSAGCRDLQSASKQRKKSQQYKGQKKKRKLPVAKRPVSLSGAMVTGVPRSLSGDENETPPDYPSPPTPASAAQPTSGDPESSSNTEGGAVLQIKEENVDGSELPPERTETETNGGSGEFFSSQDQ; from the exons ATGGAGAACCCCAGAGACCTG GTGGAGCATCCGCCCAGGAAGCGCCGTGACTCGTTTGGGATGCTGGATGGTCTGGAGGAGGaccgcagcagctgcagcaccgaGTCCAGCGGGGGGAGCGGAGCCTCCAGCCCCGAGGACAGCGACGAGGAGGagctgggtggaggaggaggaggaggaggaggggtcacacagctctcctcttcctcctcctcctccctgacaCTCATCAAGACCAACGGACAGGTGTACACCTACCCTGACGGAAAGGCCGGCATGG CGACCTGTGAGATGTGCGGCATGGTGGGCGTCAGAGATGCTTTCTACAGTAAAACCAAACGATTCTGCAGCGTCTCCTGCTCCAGAAGTTACTCCTCCAACTCCAAGAAGGCCAGCATCCTCGCCAGACTGCAG GGGAAGCCGCCCACCAAGAAGGCAAAGGTTCTGCAGAAACAGCCTCTGCTGACCAAACTAGCCGCCTACACTCAGCACCAGGCCCACCAGCACAGTGGAGTCAAGAAGAGCA tcaTGGTGGAGGTGTTCGACTGGGGTCGTTACCTTGGAGATGGAGATGTGATTGGAGCACCGGTCAGCTGCTTCAAACAC gtCCAGATGTGGAGGTCGTGGGGAGATATCAGTGAAGGCGTCCGTGTCGAGGTCCCGAACACGGACTGTGTTCTGCCCATGAAGGTCTACTGGATCGCTGGAATCATCAAACTGGCCG GTTTTAAGGCCTTGCTGCGATACGAGGGTTTCGACAGCGACTCCTCCAGAGACTTCTGGTTGAACCTGTGTGTGCCCGACATCCACCCGGTGGGCTGGTGTGCAGCGGGAGGAAAACCTCTGGTCCCCCCTCAGA ccatCCTGCACAGGTTCACTAACTGGAAGACGTTCCTGATCAAACGACTAACAGGATCTAAAACACTGCCGCCGGACTTCTCCTccaag GTGCAGGACAGCATGCAGGTGCCCTTTAAGAAGCAGatgagggtggaggtggtggataAAACTCACCTGTGTCGCACTCGTGTCGCCCTGGTTGAACAG gtgatCGGCGGGCGTCTCCGTCTGGTGTACGAGGAGTGTGAAGACGGCACAGACGACTTCTGGTGTCACATGTACAGCCCTCTGATCCACAGCATCGGCTGGTCTCGATCCATTGGACACAGATTCAAACGATCCG aTGTGTCGAAGAAGCCGGTCTGTCAGACGGACGCTCCGGGACAGCTGTTCACTAAG GTGAAGGAGGTGGATCAGAGCGGCTCCTGGTTTGAAGATGGGATGAAGCTGGAAGCCATCGACCCTCTGAACCTGTCTGCCATCTGTGTGGCCACAGTCAGGAAG GTCCTGGCAGACGGGTACCTGATGATCGGTATCGATGGTTCGGAGGCAGCCGACGGTTCAGACTGGTTCTGTTATCACTCCACCTCCCCGTCCATCTTCCCCTCTGGCTTCTGTGAGATCAACAACATCGAGCTGACTCCACCCAGAG GTTACACTCACCTGCCCTTCAGGTGGTTCGAGTACCTGAAGGAGACGAAGGCGGTGGCTGCTCCTGTCGGCCTCTTCAACAAG GATGTTCCTAACCACGGGTTCCGTCCCGGTATGAAGCTGGAGGCCGTGGACCTCATGGAGCCCAGGCTGGTCTGCGTCGCCACGGTGACCCGCATCGTCCACAGGTTGCTACGGATACACTTTGATGGCTGGGAGGACGAGTACGATCAGTGGGTGGACTGTGAGTCACCGGACCTGTACCCGGTCGGCTGGTGTCAGCTGACCGGGTACCAGCTGCAGCCTCCCGCTCTCAGCGCAG gctgcagaGATCTCCAGTCAGCCTccaaacagaggaagaagtcTCAGCAGTATAAAGGACAGAAGAAAA AGAGGAAGCTGCCTGTCGCCAAGCGACCTGTCAGTCTGTCCGGTGCCATGGTAACAGGTGTCCCCAGGAGCCTATCAGGAGACGAGAACGAGACTCCGCCTGATTACCCATCACCCCCTACTCCTGCCTCAGCTGCCCAGCCGACCTCTGGTGACCCCGAGAGCAGCTCGAACACTGAGGGGGgggcag ttttgcagattaaagaagaaaatgtggaTGGATCAGAACTTCCTCCTGAACGGACTGAAACAGAAACCAATGGAGGTTCTGGGGAGTTTTTCAGCAGCCAGGACCAGTAG
- the LOC119013318 gene encoding MBT domain-containing protein 1-like isoform X3: MENPRDLVEHPPRKRRDSFGMLDGLEEDRSSCSTESSGGSGASSPEDSDEEELGGGGGGGGGVTQLSSSSSSSLTLIKTNGQVYTYPDGKAGMATCEMCGMVGVRDAFYSKTKRFCSVSCSRSYSSNSKKASILARLQGKPPTKKAKVLQKQPLLTKLAAYTQHQAHQHSGVKKSSFKALLRYEGFDSDSSRDFWLNLCVPDIHPVGWCAAGGKPLVPPQTILHRFTNWKTFLIKRLTGSKTLPPDFSSKVQDSMQVPFKKQMRVEVVDKTHLCRTRVALVEQVIGGRLRLVYEECEDGTDDFWCHMYSPLIHSIGWSRSIGHRFKRSDVSKKPVCQTDAPGQLFTKVKEVDQSGSWFEDGMKLEAIDPLNLSAICVATVRKVLADGYLMIGIDGSEAADGSDWFCYHSTSPSIFPSGFCEINNIELTPPRGYTHLPFRWFEYLKETKAVAAPVGLFNKDVPNHGFRPGMKLEAVDLMEPRLVCVATVTRIVHRLLRIHFDGWEDEYDQWVDCESPDLYPVGWCQLTGYQLQPPALSAGCRDLQSASKQRKKSQQYKGQKKKRKLPVAKRPVSLSGAMVTGVPRSLSGDENETPPDYPSPPTPASAAQPTSGDPESSSNTEGGAVLQIKEENVDGSELPPERTETETNGGSGEFFSSQDQ, from the exons ATGGAGAACCCCAGAGACCTG GTGGAGCATCCGCCCAGGAAGCGCCGTGACTCGTTTGGGATGCTGGATGGTCTGGAGGAGGaccgcagcagctgcagcaccgaGTCCAGCGGGGGGAGCGGAGCCTCCAGCCCCGAGGACAGCGACGAGGAGGagctgggtggaggaggaggaggaggaggaggggtcacacagctctcctcttcctcctcctcctccctgacaCTCATCAAGACCAACGGACAGGTGTACACCTACCCTGACGGAAAGGCCGGCATGG CGACCTGTGAGATGTGCGGCATGGTGGGCGTCAGAGATGCTTTCTACAGTAAAACCAAACGATTCTGCAGCGTCTCCTGCTCCAGAAGTTACTCCTCCAACTCCAAGAAGGCCAGCATCCTCGCCAGACTGCAG GGGAAGCCGCCCACCAAGAAGGCAAAGGTTCTGCAGAAACAGCCTCTGCTGACCAAACTAGCCGCCTACACTCAGCACCAGGCCCACCAGCACAGTGGAGTCAAGAAGAGCA GTTTTAAGGCCTTGCTGCGATACGAGGGTTTCGACAGCGACTCCTCCAGAGACTTCTGGTTGAACCTGTGTGTGCCCGACATCCACCCGGTGGGCTGGTGTGCAGCGGGAGGAAAACCTCTGGTCCCCCCTCAGA ccatCCTGCACAGGTTCACTAACTGGAAGACGTTCCTGATCAAACGACTAACAGGATCTAAAACACTGCCGCCGGACTTCTCCTccaag GTGCAGGACAGCATGCAGGTGCCCTTTAAGAAGCAGatgagggtggaggtggtggataAAACTCACCTGTGTCGCACTCGTGTCGCCCTGGTTGAACAG gtgatCGGCGGGCGTCTCCGTCTGGTGTACGAGGAGTGTGAAGACGGCACAGACGACTTCTGGTGTCACATGTACAGCCCTCTGATCCACAGCATCGGCTGGTCTCGATCCATTGGACACAGATTCAAACGATCCG aTGTGTCGAAGAAGCCGGTCTGTCAGACGGACGCTCCGGGACAGCTGTTCACTAAG GTGAAGGAGGTGGATCAGAGCGGCTCCTGGTTTGAAGATGGGATGAAGCTGGAAGCCATCGACCCTCTGAACCTGTCTGCCATCTGTGTGGCCACAGTCAGGAAG GTCCTGGCAGACGGGTACCTGATGATCGGTATCGATGGTTCGGAGGCAGCCGACGGTTCAGACTGGTTCTGTTATCACTCCACCTCCCCGTCCATCTTCCCCTCTGGCTTCTGTGAGATCAACAACATCGAGCTGACTCCACCCAGAG GTTACACTCACCTGCCCTTCAGGTGGTTCGAGTACCTGAAGGAGACGAAGGCGGTGGCTGCTCCTGTCGGCCTCTTCAACAAG GATGTTCCTAACCACGGGTTCCGTCCCGGTATGAAGCTGGAGGCCGTGGACCTCATGGAGCCCAGGCTGGTCTGCGTCGCCACGGTGACCCGCATCGTCCACAGGTTGCTACGGATACACTTTGATGGCTGGGAGGACGAGTACGATCAGTGGGTGGACTGTGAGTCACCGGACCTGTACCCGGTCGGCTGGTGTCAGCTGACCGGGTACCAGCTGCAGCCTCCCGCTCTCAGCGCAG gctgcagaGATCTCCAGTCAGCCTccaaacagaggaagaagtcTCAGCAGTATAAAGGACAGAAGAAAA AGAGGAAGCTGCCTGTCGCCAAGCGACCTGTCAGTCTGTCCGGTGCCATGGTAACAGGTGTCCCCAGGAGCCTATCAGGAGACGAGAACGAGACTCCGCCTGATTACCCATCACCCCCTACTCCTGCCTCAGCTGCCCAGCCGACCTCTGGTGACCCCGAGAGCAGCTCGAACACTGAGGGGGgggcag ttttgcagattaaagaagaaaatgtggaTGGATCAGAACTTCCTCCTGAACGGACTGAAACAGAAACCAATGGAGGTTCTGGGGAGTTTTTCAGCAGCCAGGACCAGTAG
- the LOC119013824 gene encoding keratin, type I cytoskeletal 19-like, whose product MSPWQLLRASRATQAAVGYRVRHASGGSVHYSTAPVAADALDSSRSFCLSTEKATMQQLNSRLASYLQQVQCLEAANQKLECQIQEELDKKCPGELRELDGHLSTVSLLQDQISDCLSAQAQVKLQLLSTELTIFDFNVRTEKERERRGYLEAELNDLRLLKEELQVHKLPEIQSLLNDQSQQLTGLQIQHQQDMQVVLSQMSGGITVEMHPAQTLDLIQQLDHLRHTSVALLDKNQSEHWFNTQVSMLSSPEVTFDPPAESEVIQAELEELRRTAASLEEELRQLQALNIVLEASGLDQNESFVQQLEVLQQRADSLCWDLDSVLQATAQQAADQQTLLDITTRLETEIQDYRRLLDGLSPKRYEMMITE is encoded by the exons ATGTCACCGTGGCAGCTTCTCCGAGCCAGCAGAGCGACCCAGGCAGCTGTGGGTTACCGGGTCCGTCATGCATCTGGAGGTTCGGTCCATTACAGCACAGCTCCTGTTGCTGCTGATGCTttggacagcagcaggagcttctgtctgtccacagagaAAGCCACCATGCAGCAGCTGAACAGCAGGCTGGCATCGTACCTGCAGCAG GTCCAGTGTCTGGAGGCGGCCAATCAGAAGCTGGAGTGTCAGatccaggaggagctggacaagAAGTGTCCTGGAgagctgagagagctggacGGACACCTGAGCACAGTGTCCCTGCTGCAGGACCAG ATCAGTGATTGTCTCTCGGCCCAGGCTcaggtgaagctgcagctgctcagtaCAGAGCTCACCATCTTTGACTTCAACGtcag GACTGAAAAGGAACGTGAGCGCCGTGGCTATCTGGAGGCGGAGCTTAATGACCTGAGGCTGCtgaaggaggagctgcaggtccACAAACTGCCGGAGATCCAAAGTCTGCTGAACGACCAATCGCAACAACTGACGGGCCTGCAGATACAACACCAACAG GACATGCAGGTTGTCCTGTCCCAGATGTCAGGAGGCATCACTGTGGAGATGCATCCTGCCCAGACGTTAGACCTGATCCAGCAGCTGGACCATCTGAGACACACGAGTGTGGCGCTGCTCGACAAGAACCAGAGCGAGCATTGGTTCAACACCCAG gtaTCCATGCTGAGTTCTCCTgaggtgacctttgaccctccaGCAGAGTCAGAGGTCATTCAGGCCGAGCTGGAGGAACTGAGGAGAACAGCAGCGAGTCTTGAAGAAGAGCTGAGACAACTCCAGGCTCTG aaCATAGTGTTGGAGGCCTCTGGTCTGGACCAGAACGAGTCCTTTGTCCAGCAGCTGGAAGTCcttcagcagagagcagacagtcTGTGCTGGGACCTGGACTCAGTGTTGCAGGCTACAGCTCAGCAGGCTGCAGACCAGCAGACCCTGCTGGACATCACAACCAGACTGGAGACTGAGATACAAGACTACAGGAGACTGCTGGATGGACTGAGCCCAAAGCGGTATGAGATGATGATAACTGAATAG